In the genome of Ureibacillus sp. FSL W7-1570, the window ATGGCTTCTTGCACTCCCCAGTCAACCGCATTTTTCAATGCTGTACGGATCATCTCTTGATCTTCCGGTGATAATGAATCATAAACTTGTTTACTCATTACGATGACAGTAGGGAATGTCATTTGGTTTGTTAAGGTTAAATATTTAGCCACTTCATAATATTTCTCAGTGACTAGAGCATCCAAATCGATATCAATGCCATCGATTACGCCTGTTTGTAAAGAAGTATAAACTTCACTCAGCGGCATTGCTGTCGGTCCAGCACCAACTTTTTCCCAGTAAGATTGCATGGCAGGGCTACCGATAATTCGGATCTTTTTCCCTTTCAAATCTGCAGGAGATTTCGCAAAGCCATCCGTCATCAAAACATGTCGGTTTCCGGCAAACATAAAGTCCAGACCCACCAGACCCTGGGAATTCAATTCCTCCAGCATTTGTTTTGCCGGTTCAGATTCCCGCAGTGCTATAGCTTCCTCTATACTTGAGAATAAATAAGGCATAAACCAGGCATTCAATGAATCTTGACGGGTGCTCATGTAAGCGTTTGTCATAAAGCCAAAGTCAATGGCACCGGTTTCTAATTGTTGCACCATATCCGCTTCCGTTCCCAATGTTGAAGCAGGGTGAATTTCAATATCAAAACGTCCATCCGAAAGTTTTCTTAATTCTTCACCAAATTTCTCGGCTGTTACGTTCCAGACGTGATTTTCCTGCACAACGTGAGCAATCTTAAATACGCGGGTTTCCCCCTCAGCCCCCGCATTTCCGTTGGATTCGGAAGAGTCGTTGCTTCCGCATGCAGCTAATG includes:
- a CDS encoding TRAP transporter substrate-binding protein, producing the protein MSFKKLFFSFLIGGLVLALAACGSNDSSESNGNAGAEGETRVFKIAHVVQENHVWNVTAEKFGEELRKLSDGRFDIEIHPASTLGTEADMVQQLETGAIDFGFMTNAYMSTRQDSLNAWFMPYLFSSIEEAIALRESEPAKQMLEELNSQGLVGLDFMFAGNRHVLMTDGFAKSPADLKGKKIRIIGSPAMQSYWEKVGAGPTAMPLSEVYTSLQTGVIDGIDIDLDALVTEKYYEVAKYLTLTNQMTFPTVIVMSKQVYDSLSPEDQEMIRTALKNAVDWGVQEAIKREESNLQTLKDAGVEVLENIDTSAFQTVTDEVRNEFSEKSDIIKAFIEEAESNK